DNA sequence from the Rhizoctonia solani chromosome 14, complete sequence genome:
GAGTCTGCTCAAGATCAAACGAGTGGAGACCACTGTCCAACCTGGCGCCTGGGTCCGTATTAAACGTGGCAAATACGCTGGTGACCTTGCACAAGTAATCGATGTCACCGAAAACGGCGAAGAGGTTGGGCTCAAATTCATTCCTCGTATTGACCTGACACCAAGAGATGATGCGATGGGAGGTGGCGTCGATCCCAAGACCGGAAAACGCAAAAAACCGGGAATGTCCATCCCAACTGGTCGCCCCCCTCAGCGTTTCTTCAACGTAGAAGAAGTTACCAAGGCCTATGGTCCTCGTTCTGTTGGGCGGCGACAAGCCAATGCTTATGTCTTCATGAACGACACATACAAGGACGGATTCATCGAAAAAGACATTCGGTTATCTGGTATTCAAACCGACAACATCAACCCTACCCTTGATGAAATTGCCCAGTTTGCTAGAATTCACGGAGAAGATGGTGCTCCAGGGGATGTCGACCTCTCAGCTATTGCCGAGGCATCTCGTAAGGCCGCAACGGCCGTACTCCAGCCTGGCGACCACGTCGAAGTCTTTGAAGGGGAACAAACAGGCGTGCACGGTGTAGTGGAGAGCATTTCAGGTGAAATTGTCTTGCTGCGGGCGACCCATATCGATATCGAAGGTCAAAAGATCGAGGTTCCGGCTCGTAGTGTGCGGAAGCGGTTCAAGGCCGGTGATCACGTCAAGGTAATGGCCGGAAAAAATACAGACGAGACGGGTCTAGTTGTGTCCGTAACCAACAATGTGGTTACGTTCTTGTCAGATTTGTCCCTCCAAGAGGTGAGGCATAGCTCTTTATCTTCTGGTGCTTTACTGATACATTATGCAGGTAACTGTATTCTCTAAAGATCTTCGCGAGGCCGCGGAAGTCGGAGCCAGCACCAACACGGTCGGAAACTACGAACTGCATGATCTCGTGTTGCTTGGGTACGCACAGACTTGCTCCTTCTGGGTACCTTTATTAATTTCACTCATAGGGCCGATTCCGTGGGAGTCATCTACAAGACAGAGCACTCCACCTTCCGAGTACTCGACCAAAATGGCCAAACTCGCATCGTGCAACCCCACCAAATCACCCTCCGACGTGATTCCAACAGAGCTATCGCAACTGACGCCCACGGTCATGAAATTCGTGTACGGGACAATATGAAGGAAGTTGACGGCGAAATGCGCAAGGGCCAAGTTCTCCATATCCATCAATCGACATACGCATTCCTGTTCAATCGCGAAATTGCCGAGAATGGGGGTGTGTTTGTCACGCGAGCACGGTCGTTGGTTAGCGTTGCCCCCAAGGGTCCAGGAGCAGGAATGGATCTGAGCAAGATGAATCCGGCGATGATGGGCGGCGGGATGGTTGGAAGCGGAATCATGACGCGAGCACCAAGGGACCGTTTGATCGGTGTTCATGTGATGGTCACCAAAGGGTTGCAAAAAGGATACGTCGGAACCGTAAAGGAGACCAACGGAAACTTGGTACGCGTAGAACTGGTCACAGGAAACAAGGTCATTTCTATCGAGAAGGATAAACTTAGGATGAAGGGGTAGGTTTATCTATACATTCTGAAGAGTCAAAACTAACTCAGCTTTTCCGCCAAGTCCCGACGGCAAATACATCCCGATTTCAGATGGGTTCTCCCGACGTAACAATGCGTCCAACATGGGCCCGCCCACTTCGACACCCAACAGCGGCGCCAACAGTGGTTGGGGCACTCCCAGTGGTCGTGGAGGTGGAGCAGCTTCGCCTGGACGGACTCAGAACCCATACCTTGCTGGAAGCAGAACACCTGGGTGGGGAGGCGACGGTTCAAGGACGCCCTTTGGAGGGGGAAAGACCCCCGTATGGAATTCTTCGTAAGCGGCTGTCTGGGCTCTGTTGTTCACTCCCACTGATCGTTCGTACCAGAGCTACTCCTATGCACCAATCTGGCTCATTTGGCGGGAAAACACCAGGAGGAGCGGGTGCGACCAACGGCTCTTGGGGTGGTGCAACTCCCGGCAGGTCAACGTGGGGCGGAGCGACCCCTGGTCGACCTTCAGGACAAGGAGGATGGGGTGGTGCTACCCCTGCTCGTTCTACCCCCTGGGGAGGTGCTACCCCTGCCAGATCATCGGGAAATACCTGGGGAGGAGCAACTCCGGCAGCGAGCAAGGACTCATGGGGTGGGGCCACTCCAGGACGACCAAATGCAAGTGGGTCTGGGTCGGGCGGAGACTCGGGAGAGTGGTCTCCCTCTGGGGGGGACGAATGGGTGAGCCTGGGTTCAAATACGTACAAAACTCCAATTAATGTGTTAATAGGGAGGATCAGCCGAGACGCCTTATACTGCTCCTACCCCAGGTGCAGGTCTCATGTCCGCGCCAACGCCGGGGGCGCCCTTGTCTGCACCTACGCCAGGGGCCGGTGCGTTCTCGAGCGCGCCCACTCCTGCGTTCGGCTCTGGTTACGGGAGTGCACCTACCCCTGGCGTGTTTGGTATGACGCCTGGATACGGAGTTTCTCAGACACCTCGAGGTGCACCTACTCCTTTTGTCAGTGGCAGTGGAATGGACGACGACGAGGGTGGAGGCCGCTCTGGCGAGAAGGGTATGTTTGGTCAAGAATTGATTCCTATTGGACACTAATTAATCGACAACTAGGCTTACCCAAGGACTGGTTGATGACTTTACCCGAAAACGTCCTAGTTGGCGCCATACTCGAGTTCTGCATCCCCGAGGAGAGACAACTGGCTACGCAGACGGCGCTATGACGGACAAACCGCAGTCTTTGTCACACGCCTGGATTCGGGCGCTCGTTACAGCCGTACGGTCACGGTCAAACTGCTGAGCAACGACGAAACTTTGGGTGGCGTGCCGTACGAATATCTCAAGGCGGTCGAGCCTCGTGACAACGAATACGCGATTTGCTTGGACCGTGGCCATTCCTCGTTTGGTCGCACTGCATTAGTGAGCTCCAAGGACGGCGAAGATTGTATGCTTGAAGTATTCGATGAGCACATGAGTAACCCGGATATGGAGTTCCTCAAGGTGAACATGATTGTGAAGAAGCATCAGACTTGATTGTAAGGGCGCGGAGAATCACTACTATGCTGGAAGGATTGTGACTAAGTTGGAGATTGCTTTCTGTTTGTTTTAAAAGTATTTGTGTTCGTACAGTACATATCCACACTAGCTGTCTGTAAATGATATTGATGTTCTATATAAGTCCAGACATCTCGATATTTacacatgattaaaaataatGTTACAGGAAACGCAGATTAAAACGAAAGAAGACCGGATCAGGAAGCTCGCAGGAGCGTATGTAAGAGTATTACTTATCTACTTTTTAATCAAGGCTTGTATCGATGAAGTTAGCATGTTAGAGACCTTGACAAGCTCTTCCTTTCGCGTGCGTTCGGCTTCTTTCAGACGACGCAATTCTTCTTTCAACAAACGGCGTTCCCGAGCTTCATGATCGCGCTCCGCTTTGACCTGCTCATAGTCAGACTTGAGTTTATCCAGCTCGGCCCGAAGCCTCTCCACAGATTTGGGCGCGCGTGGACGCTTCGATGGCTGTTCTGAGACTCAAGAGAGCGTTTTCTGATACGCGATTTCGAGGCCGATGTCTGTAAATTAGACTTTAGGTAGCTAGTGTTTGGTGCATCTGACTCTTCTGGTACTTCATCTGAAGAAAACGTTCTTGTAGAAGAAGGCGTAGATGGTAGCTGAGGCTTGACATGCATTGATCAGAACGTGATTTGTTACTCGTAACAAATGAGAATCTACCTTGGTCGCAAGAGAGCGCCTAGGCTTGCTGCTTTGAGGTGGTACACTCTGGTCCACTACGTCGTCGGAACAGATGATAGCATGGCGTCCGTCCAAGTGTTGGCGCAAGGTTCTGGCGATAGGACCTGGGCGATTGTGCCAAGTTTGCCACTTGTCCTTTTCGAGTCTTTGTTTCAAACATCAGCCCGAATATAGACTTTCATTCAACGCAAAAACTCACAAGCAGACAACACATCTGATTCTAGGCTCCTTTGGACGCTGATAACTAAGTTTCGCGCGCTGTCGCTGGTTATCGCGTCAAAGTACTGCTGGAGATCCTCTTCCTTGGGTCGATTTGGAGTCGTAGCTCCCGTCATATAAAACCAAACATTCTTTGCGCCCGTACCGTTCGGTTGAGAGGATTGAGATGTCGACGCACTGGACGATGCTTCGTGTTTTCGGATGGGTGGCATGTTGAGATGATGATGATCAAGGACAAGTCTAGTTCCAATTGAACTTCACTGTGCTCGCAAGAGACCCTTAGTCCCTGAGAATGTGTAAGCCCGTTGGAGCTGATTGTAGCCACCCAAATATTTGTGCCGGTGGCTCAGCTCCACCCAGCGATTtgatgtgtcataaacaATTCAAGAGGCGAAATTACTAATATCATCCGGCAATGCTAGAGCGTGTTGCACAAGATATTAACTCAAATCTCCTTAAATGGCCATTCAAATAAACTCGGCAGTCTCGTTTCATTGACATTTATGACACTTTTCAGTCTTTTATTTTACAGAACAATTCCTATCCGTAGAATAATCCTACTTGAACTTGCAACATTACTTATCGACGTCTACGCTCAGTGCTTGAAGCGACTTGTAGTCTTCGGTCGCATCAACGGCTCCTTCCTGAGTCTTGGGCAGGACGAATAACTCGGCAATAACTGGTTCGCAGGAGGTGACCTCCTCGTTCGACATCTTGCCAACACCCGCATCTTTGACAAGCAATTGACTTTCGGGTGCATCGATTCCGATAAACTTCAAGTACTCTTCCAAGTGCTGGTACCAAACAATATCGAAGAATTCTTTCTGGGTGCTGGGCGAAGTTGCGGGGGGATCTCCGTGGAACCGTACGGCCTGAATGGGCATATAGGTGACCGTGGACAACGCGGCCAAAACTTTCCCCATGTTAACACCCGATACGATCTCCTTGATCGGCTCGCCATAAAGCGTGGGGATATTATCCAGGTTTTGTTCGGGGGATATAAGCTTCAAGTTGCACCACGCCTGAGAGACAGGATCGAGACGATTGACTATCATGCAATTCCAGACTTCGTAGCGCGGGCCCGCGATTTTGGGGAACTTTTTGGCAAAGAGCCTTGCGAACGTGATGTTGCCTACGGCCGGGCCTGCCGATGGGTACACCAATATATTCGAAGCCGGGAATTTAGCGAATGCCCGGGATTCGAGGAGGGAGAGGGCCAGGGTGGAAGTGAGCGCTGCGCCAAGACTGTGACCTGCGAATATAACCCTAGTATTCGGCGACTCTGGGAAGCCCGCCCAATAGCTGGCGAGTTCGACCCCAGGGCTACCCGACGTTTTGGGTGGTACAGCTGTAGCCAGCCGGTAAACCCCAACTGCGGTTCCATACGAGATATACGCATTGCCGAGTGAAGGAGATAGATCTCGCTTGGGGGCCGTGGTGATACCCTTCTCGAGCCACTTGTGAAGATCAACTACGGAATCAACGCGAGCGTTGTTGATGACCCAGTTGTACTCTGACACGCTTCCTGCGACGGCAAAGACGTATGTCTCCTTTTCCTCTCCGTTGGAATACACGAGGTTTGGATGTCTTGCGACGAAAGAGACGTGATCGGCGCCAGTTTTGGTATCGTCTGGCTTATGCTTCCACGCCACTGGTCCCCACACGACCTTCCAGCCCGGTACCTGGTTCACGGCCACAGGCAAACGGTTCTCGAGTTCTATTTGTATACTGTCCAGGTCTCCTTTTATCTCTCTCACTATATTGGCGAAAAGCGAGAGTCTAAAGACTTGTTGATGAGCATTGAGAGTCGGATCTGACATGTTGTCTTCGTGTGACTAAAAAAAGTGGTTCAATACGACTAGGTTGAGT
Encoded proteins:
- a CDS encoding transcription elongation factor SPT5; this encodes MVDLTRMSQPIDARQQTTSDMTNSGNSTNDYKDRYQRSAARYTGDADQVPQRLLMPSVNDPHLFQVRVKAGREKELVFSLMRKYMDKEHTNNPLEIFSAFQRDSLPGLIYVEAHDAKQVSTALNGLVGAYVSSGIKLVPIDEMSSLLKIKRVETTVQPGAWVRIKRGKYAGDLAQVIDVTENGEEVGLKFIPRIDLTPRDDAMGGGVDPKTGKRKKPGMSIPTGRPPQRFFNVEEVTKAYGPRSVGRRQANAYVFMNDTYKDGFIEKDIRLSGIQTDNINPTLDEIAQFARIHGEDGAPGDVDLSAIAEASRKAATAVLQPGDHVEVFEGEQTGVHGVVESISGEIVLLRATHIDIEGQKIEVPARSVRKRFKAGDHVKVMAGKNTDETGLVVSVTNNVVTFLSDLSLQEVTVFSKDLREAAEVGASTNTVGNYELHDLVLLGADSVGVIYKTEHSTFRVLDQNGQTRIVQPHQITLRRDSNRAIATDAHGHEIRVRDNMKEVDGEMRKGQVLHIHQSTYAFLFNREIAENGGVFVTRARSLVSVAPKGPGAGMDLSKMNPAMMGGGMVGSGIMTRAPRDRLIGVHVMVTKGLQKGYVGTVKETNGNLVRVELVTGNKVISIEKDKLRMKGPDGKYIPISDGFSRRNNASNMGPPTSTPNSGANSGWGTPSGRGGGAASPGRTQNPYLAGSRTPGWGGDGSRTPFGGGKTPVWNSSATPMHQSGSFGGKTPGGAGATNGSWGGATPGRSTWGGATPGRPSGQGGWGGATPARSTPWGGATPARSSGNTWGGATPAASKDSWGGATPGRPNASGSGSGGDSGEWSPSGGDEWGGSAETPYTAPTPGAGLMSAPTPGAPLSAPTPGAGAFSSAPTPAFGSGYGSAPTPGVFGMTPGYGVSQTPRGAPTPFVSGSGMDDDEGGGRSGEKGLPKDWLMTLPENVLVGAILERRYDGQTAVFVTRLDSGARYSRTVTVKLLSNDETLGGVPYEYLKAVEPRDNEYAICLDRGHSSFGRTALVSSKDGEDCMLEVFDEHMSNPDMEFLKVNMIVKKHQT
- a CDS encoding Lipase, translating into MPPIRKHEASSSASTSQSSQPNGTGAKNVWFYMTGATTPNRPKEEDLQQYFDAITSDSARNLVISVQRSLESDVLSACELEKDKWQTWHNRPGPIARTLRQHLDGRHAIICSDDVVDQSVPPQSSKPRRSLATKPQLPSTPSSTRTFSSDEVPEESDAPNTSYLKSNLQTSASKSQQPSKRPRAPKSVERLRAELDKLKSDYEQVKAERDHEARERRLLKEELRRLKEAERTRKEELVKVSNMLTSSIQALIKK
- a CDS encoding Lipase (class 3), with the protein product MSDPTLNAHQQVFRLSLFANIVREIKGDLDSIQIELENRLPVAVNQVPGWKVVWGPVAWKHKPDDTKTGADHVSFVARHPNLVYSNGEEKETYVFAVAGSVSEYNWVINNARVDSVVDLHKWLEKGITTAPKRDLSPSLGNAYISYGTAVGVYRLATAVPPKTSGSPGVELASYWAGFPESPNTRVIFAGHSLGAALTSTLALSLLESRAFAKFPASNILVYPSAGPAVGNITFARLFAKKFPKIAGPRYEVWNCMIVNRLDPVSQAWCNLKLISPEQNLDNIPTLYGEPIKEIVSGVNMGKVLAALSTVTYMPIQAVRFHGDPPATSPSTQKEFFDIVWYQHLEEYLKFIGIDAPESQLLVKDAGVGKMSNEEVTSCEPVIAELFVLPKTQEGAVDATEDYKSLQALSVDVDK